The Ailuropoda melanoleuca isolate Jingjing chromosome 4, ASM200744v2, whole genome shotgun sequence region CAGGCAATTCATAAAGGAGGAAATCCAAGTGGCCAAAAGATTTTAGCAAAGATGTTCAACAGAGGAACACAGGTTAAACCATTTTACACCCTCCAAATAGGCAAAAATCGAATTGCCCAtcaaaacaagtgttggcagaaCACAAACTTCCTTTACATGCAAGGGATTGCAAACTGGCAATGCCACTCTGCAGAGCATTTTGGCAATATCACTCTGAAGACAAGCTCCTGTAGGACCCACAGTTCTACTCCTGGGGATACACCATCAGCAAAGTATGGCCAACAGGCCACATCTGGCCACACTTGTTTtgggaaataaagttttattagaatacaGCTACACCCACtcgtttacatattgtctatggctgttttcatgctaCAAAGACAAGAGCAGAGTAGACACAACAGTGGCCGTCTGACCCACAAAGCCAAAAGTATTTACTCTCTGGTCTCATACAGGAAAATTTGCCAACCTCTGCTCTGGATcgatgcttctcaaactttaaccaTGCATGTGGGTCTCCTGGGGATTGCATTAAAATTCAGGTTCTGGTTCGGCTGTTCTGGGAGGAGACTGAGAGTCTGCGTTTCCAGCGGGCTCCCCGGTGATGCTGGGCTGCTGGTCCGTGGACCATGATTAGAGTAGAAAGGATCCAGGTAACACAGAGGTCAGCCATGATGTGTCTGTGAATCCTTGATAGACAAGACAGAGAAACGTGTCCTCATCAGCATCTTCAACTCCTTTGATCTCTGCCCCCAGCAATCACCAACCATGTGGGCAAACTTGCACTCCATGTATACTGCACACACTCTACATGGGTCAGACATTCCCGAAGCAGGAAGGGAATTTCATGCATTCATTGCCAAAAAGATCTCTGTAGCCTTCAACGATGGGTGAAAGAGGAAACATAACGTGGTTGTACAATCTCCTAAAATTTGGTCCCCAAGTCAACCAAGAGTGTGACAGACTAAACTGAGGGGCTCTTGGGCGCCCCAGGGTGAGATGTGGCACTAAAGTTCTTATAGCAGCAGCTCCCTGGAAGGCACATGGAAGGTTGCCAGCTGCCCACTGCCTCTCGGAGGGTAGAGGTCACACCTGTGgtcccagagcctagcacaggaGAGTAATCAACATGACTTGGGTGAACGTTCTAGATGTTTATGCAAGTTTCCCCTTGCAAACTCTTCAGTCTGGAGCACCATTTCTCTCATCCAGTTTCTGTGACACATAGTAGGAGCTGAAAAATACATTCGttgataaaatatgtatttgatgaTTGAAGAAATGTTTCATATTCAGTTCCAAGAGTCATCAAAAAAGAGCCAGaccagagcaaaggaaagaactTTAAAGAATGATTGGATATTTCCCCTGTAGAGAGCACTACTCTGGGGCTGGAACgtgagagctttttaaaaaggaaaaaaaaggagggagttaacatttgttgaacacttGCTGTGCATGAAGTGCTATGCACACAATAAATGAGATTCAACCTTCTCAAACTATCTGAGGGGTGTGTGGTGGTCTCTCCtttggagaggaggaaacagaggcttctACCACGCCAGCTACCtctgagaagagggagggaagcagaagggGGTTCTGAGCGGCCCCCCATGGCAAGAACAAGATCAGAGTGGAAGTGTGCAAGAAGCAGGTTTTGACTCTAGAGGAGTGGTGACGAGTTTTAGAGGAAGTGAGTTCTCCATCCCCAGAGGTATTCAAGTAGACTGGATGAGCACCCATCAGGAGACTCTGGGGGTTCCTTCTGACGTGGAAAGTCTATGATTTGCTTTAGGCAGATTCATCTCTGGGCTTTTCCAACTGGGGCTGGAAGGTTAAAGGGGGCCTGAGTGACCCAAGGGTGGccagcccctgctcctgtgtCCACAGCACATGAGCGAGCTGGTCCCAGATACCTCAGACACCCCAGACACCAACCAGGTGGCACTGTCAAGAGGAAGCACCAAGCCACCCACATCTCCCAGCAGTGGGGTGCTACACAGCCACCCCAATCTCCTTCTCCCCTTAAGCATTTGTAATACCCCGCTGGTCAAAGCCAGAGCTTTGTTAAAGGCCTTTGTGCAGGGTTAACCACAGCTGTGAGGCACCTTTGTGTTGGAGGTCAGCCCCTCTGCACCCTCAGTCTCTGCCATCCCAGCTATGGGCATTGGCTAGAGAGAAAAGGCCAGAGCCTCTTCCTCTAGGaagccctccttcctgcctccccaggaCAGTCTTGGGAGACAGGAGtctctgagccaaaaccaaaggCATTGGATATCTCCCACCTGCCTCTGCCTGGGGCAGTGATGGCCAAGCCTCGCCTGGCTACAGTTGGGACCAGCAGGAAGGGAGGCCTCGCTGGGCCCTCATTCTCTGTTCCCACTGGACGGCCAAGCACTTGGCGGGGGAGGAGATGACCTTACCCAGTCCCAGCCTGGAACCAGAACCAAGGAGTGAGCAGGTAGAGAGGGGCCGGACAGTGATGCGTGGGTTCCCCAGGCTGCCCAGGAGGAACAGTGCTCCTGGCCAGCACACATTTGTGACTGCGATAAACCCAGGGTGACCAAGAACAGCCCAGCCCctgaggctgctgggggctgTGCTTGAGGCCCAGtgacccagccagccaggggCAGCCAGGCCTGAGAGACTGCATCAGCCCAGAGAAGTGCTCCCCTTCACCAGTTCCCCCCACAATCAAAGTTTGAGGGCTTTTTATCCAGAATCTAATAaaagctctgatttttttttctaaaaaagtgGTGCCTGAGTGAGAAACCAGGGAAGGAGGGTCTTTGATGAGCTCTGGGGCTCCAGGGTCCCTGGGAGAGCTTTCCAACAGGGGTCCCTTCTCCTGTCCACCTGGGAGTGTGTGTGCTGGGGCTGAGAGGCCCTCGGGGGTTGtgggcagccagagagagagaagaaatggactctcaccccacccccaatacTGTTGACCTGTTCCATTGGTTCAAGACCCTGACCCAAGACACAGAGAAAGCCATCTGAACTGGGTGAGACTGACTTCCTAAGCAAGCCCCCTAGGAGAGCCCAAGACACAAGGATTCAGACACCCTGAGACATTGCCTCCTCCTTCAGCAGGACCCTCAGCATGTCTATCCCAAACCCCCACCACTACCTGCAGAATAGAAACCCCAAAGCCAGGAGGGTGTCTTCACACTTGTCACTAAGCTGACCACAGAGGAAGGGTCCAGAGTTCATGAGTGTGTGGGTGAGGAGGCAGGTGAATTGTGAAAGTAAATGGGtgagggaatgaataaatgaatgaatgaatgaatgaatgaacgaacgaacagATGAGCACATGAATGagtgattaaatgaataaatgaaggaaacagggatggatggatgaaagtcagggagggaggagggagggagagaaggtgaaagaaaggaaggaaaggagggagggagggaaaagggactACCCAAAACACATATTTTAGGCAGGATGGGAACCAGGATACGATCTGAGATgaaaccccctcccctcctcccagaggCCTGGACACtgagaagcagaccccctccaAGGCCCTTGCTCAGCCCGGGAGCTGAGTCAGGGGCAAGCCACTCATCTTCCCCAGACACACCAACACTCAGGCCCAACACCCCCTTGCGGGCCTGGCCCTGCCCAGGGGAAGCCCTCAGAGGGGGCCTcggccatccccccaccccggagGTACCCTGCCCAAGGCCTGGGACTTGATGCGCAGtttgtggggcagggagggctgaggCAGACCCTCAGGATCGTTCCCTGGGACAGGATAGTCCGCCCCAGGGGGCAGCTCCATGGGATCAGCAGTGGGTGTCAGCAACACATCTGAGGGCCCAGAGGCCTGGTAACCAGAGGCCATGGGTGACCACAGCCCCCAGAAGGGCCTGAGCTCCGGTCTGGTCCCCCCATGCCCATCCAGGAGGTGACAGCTGAAGAAGGCAGCCGGGAGGGCAGCCTGCAAGGCCATGTCCATTCTCTTGGCGGTGGGGGGAGCAGggtcctgggggcacctgggggaagCGGTCAGACCAGTCCACTTGTGAGCCAGCAGGCAGCCCCGGCATCCTGGAACCCCCATGTCCAGAGCGCATGGCCTCAAACGGCAGCCatgggagccagggagggaggggagtgacTCGGCCCTTGGCCGAGGGTCTCCAGTCCAGGGGGGCTCCCACAGCAGCGCCTGCAGGGGCAGGGTCCGGGCGCCAGCAACGGAGGGCAGAAGGCCAAAGCGATGCCTGAGCGTCCACAGCTCAGCCCTGAGCAGAGCGTTCTCCTCCAGCAGCGCGGCCAGCCTGCCCTCGAGCGCCACATCATTGAGACGCCGCTTCTCCCGGGATCTCTTGGCCGCTTCGTTGTTCTTCCTCCGCTTCTCCCAGTAAACCGTGTCCTTCTTCTCTTCGGGCATGAACTCCCGCTGCCGCCGCACAACGGGACCTCTGGCCCGCAGGGTCTTGCTGCGACTCTGAGATACAACCGGGAGGTCTGAGAGACCCACGTCCATGGctgcctggggtcctggggaaCGGAGAGAGGTCTTGGACAGGAGGCGGGGGGCTGACCTGGATGACCTTCCCTCTAATTGACCCTGAAACCCCACCGTCCCTGATGGGGGAGGGCACAGGTGGAGTGGGAACCCGGCTGGAGACcgggatggaggcagagagggatgTAGTGGAAAGCGAAGCTGGTGGTGTGGCTTGGTGCCTGATAGAGCAGCGGGGAAGGCTGCCATAGAGGCCACGTGGCTGGAAAAGGCTTAAGAGGAGACCACAATCTTTATGGAGAGCTAGTAGGGCACAGTATTctcaggaggaagcaggctccttccCTGGGGTTCTTACCACTGAGAAGGTCAGCTGACAAGCCAAGGGTTCAGTTCAATCTGAGTTCCAGGGTAAGGTCCTTGGAGattcagagggagaaagaaggctaaatctggaaagaaagaaagagtgtcCATGGTGTTAAACTGAGCCAAGTTGGAGTCAGAAAATAAGCCACTATTCATCTGAACTATGCCGAGGTTGTGTCCCAAGATCTCCTCAACATGTGGCCAGAATTTTGcatctgcccatccatccatctacagACCCATACATTCATAAGGTGACCTGTTCACCTGTCCACTCACTcaaccatccatttgttcatcCCTCTACCCAGCTACTCAACCAACTcaccattcatccatttatcacTCAACTACCCATCCACCGTCTtatttgtccatccatccactcattcaaACATCCATCCATTCCCCATCCAATTAAAGACTCATCTATACATCTACCCACATGCTCAACCACCTAACTGTCCATTCAGTCACTaatagattcatttttaaaaataatactgtgcCTGCAGGTACAGtattctgagctgaaggcagatgctcagggcgtgatcctggcgttctgggatcgagccccacatcaggctcttccgctgggagcctgcttcttcctctcccactccccctgcttgtgttccctctctcgctggctgtctctccctctgtcaaataaataaaatctttttaaaaaaatcttaaatttcatGCATTAAAAGATACTGCCcataaagtaaaaaacagaatgggagaaaatatttgcaaatcatatgtcctGGTAAGGGAGTCATATCCcagaatatacagagaactcctacaactcagcaacaacaaaaacagcaacaaaaaattcCCAAATGGTCACAGAGCTGAAATAGGCCCATAAGcagacaagatgctcaacatcactgatcattatggaaatgcaaatcaaaacgacaatgaGATACCTCTTTACATCCGTTCTGATGGCTGCCAtcaaaacaagacagaaaatagCAGGTGTTGTCTGGGAAGtgaagaaatcagaaccctcacactctgttggtgggaaagtaaaatggcacagccattgtggaaaacagtacggtggttccccaaaaaattaaaaatagaaataccctataatccaggaattccacttctgggtacatacccaagagaaagcagggtctcaaagaaatatttgtccACCTacgttcatagcagccttatccatgacagccaagatgtggaaggAACCcgagtgtccattgacagatgaataaataagcaaaataggGTCCACCCATACagtggaatatgattcagccttaaaaaggaaggccATTCTGACCCCTGCTACAACGTGAAAGGACCTTGAGAACATtggctcagtgaaataagccagacacaaaaagacaggGTGACACTCATACGAGGTACTTGGAAGAGTCAAaattataaagacagaaagtagaatggtgggtgccaggggctgaggggagaggaaaatagGGAGTTATGatttaatgatttaatgaatACAGAGTTTCCAGCTTACAAGTATATggtagtgatggttgtacaacgagaatgtatttaaaatccctgaactgcacacttaaaaatggtgaagacaGTAAAtgttattatgtatatttataccacaataaaaaatttaataacacTAATGTAACTTTACTGAGTGCCAGGCATCTTGCTGTCCATATATTCACTCATTGGTCTCACTTCCTCCACACTCAACTTGTCCATTCCTTCAACTATCTAGTATGTATCCAACCCTCCACCCCGCCAGTCTTTCACAAATCCATTCACTCCCCTGTATTTTCACCCATGGGTTCATTCATCCACCAAACACCAAAAATCAACCCATGAGAACTTGCCATGTACCTAGTTTTGAAGAACCAGAACATGAAGAATAGGGctggaaaaaagaatcaaaatcatGAGACTCCAAGCTCCTAGGGTTGGGAGCCAGAAAAGATGCCCAGGGTCCCAGGGATACTCCAAGAATGGGGAAATATTAGCCTCAGCTCAGTGTCTCATATTGGTTTTCCTGAAAATTCTAACTCAAGGTCTGGGCTCTATCAACCTCCTGAGTACCCTGGACCCAGGATGTCCTCACCTTCCATGATCCTGATACAAAAcaggtggaaagaaaaagagaaaccccAGAATAAGTCATGCGGATTCTGCCTGAGAAGTCACAATGGGCTCCAAGAAAGAGTAGACATCAAGAGCTGGCATCCTTGCTCAGAAAACCTATGACTAACCTTCATGAGGGCAGGTGTATGTCTCTGTCTACCACTGTATCTCTGGTGCCAAGTGCTGTGCTTGTAGACAGCAAGTAGCGAATAaacattgttgaatgaatgaatgaatgaacagataaatgaaaacagaactttGTTcacagatagaaaatatttggtCCTCCTAAAATAAGACGACatcagagaaggaggcaaaccataagagactcttaaccctaggaaacaaactgaaggttgatggaggaaaggggggtggaggaatgaggtaactgggtgacaggcattaaggggggcacatggtgtgatgagcactgggtgttatatgcaactgatgagtcattACACTCTACGTCTACCTCtgaaacaggagaaaggaaagggaagggaagggaagggaagggaagggaagggaagggaagggaagggaagggaagNNNNNNNNNNNNNNNNNNNNNNNNNNNNNNNNNNNNNNNNNNNNNNNNNNNNNNNNNNNNNNNNNNNNNNNNNNNNNNNNNNNNNNNNNNNNNNNNNNNNNNNNNNNNNNNNNNNaaaggaaggaaggaaggaaggaaggaaggaaggaaggaaggaaggaaggaaagaaggaaagaagggaaagagaaaggaagggagagagagagaaagagagagagggagggagggaagaaggagggagggagggaaggaggaaggaaggagaaagaaagagagaggggaagggagggagggaggaaggaaatatttgGCCCTCCTTTTAACTGCCAGTCGAAAATCATGAAGCCTACCGcatttccctttttgctttggcCACCAGGAAACTTAGCACTCAGTTTTAAGATAAACTGCAATAGCCTTCTTGATTGGGAAAGCAGTTTTTCTTCTCCAATGTTATTATTTGAATTTAGTCTTTTGCTCTGTGCTAACAGCACTTGGCCTTAGTGTCTGTGGCTGCATAAGATCATTCAGATCACGTATGAAAGAGGATCGAGGAATAAGCCATCAAAAACAACACTCCTCAGAACTCTGACCATGATTCTAAGTCCACGCTTCCCAAAGTATGTTGTCAAGAATCCCAGTGCCAAGGGTGCtctgccaaaagaaaaaagaaaaatacaatgcaTTTGAGAAATACTGCATATCTTATTCCCTATATAAGAATCATTAAaggccctgagaagtcctgcaaaacacacacacacacacacacacacacacacacttaacctTTTTTTGATTTAAAGGTTCTCAAATTTTTTTGCctacaaaatatttactttacaAAATACCTTGGAatgcatatttattcattcattcatacagcACAGTGCCAGGTCCTACAATGGTTACTAGGGCAATAAAGGAAGGGTTATTGAGGTCACTCACCCTAGTGGCCAAGAAGTCCTAGTCACCAGAGAGACTCCTGTGCCAGTGCCTGGTACTCCCTCTGAGAAATCCTGGCTCCTGGGGGTACTCCAGCACCAAGACCCAAAACCTCCTCTGAAGCCCAACAGGCATTTGGGCCCCCTGCCCACCTGCTGGTGCTTGCTGCAGTGGGAGGCAGCCCCACACTGGCCCACGTCACGTGGGCTAGAGAAGCATCTGCAGTCCGTGGACCCTGAACCACAGGAGCCAAGTGGGGAGCCCTGGGTTTGCACCTGCCTACTGCTCACACCTGGACTTTGTTCCTGGCAGCCAGACCACCTAATACATGCTTGTTCAGGAGGCCAAGTTCACTGACCCCTTTCAGATGTTGAGGCCACCACACCTAGCAGGAATGTATCATCCTgcttacagagaagaaaaccgAAGGTCAGGAGCTTACATGGCTGTCCTGGGGATACTCAGCAAGTTCACAAATAACTCTGacttccctcccatcccctcctcccaacATGGTGAGGGCCACCAACCACTCTAGCCCCAGAGCCACTACTGACACCCCTGACAtcctcctctcctggccccaTTCACCCCACCTCCACCAGTTCCCCATCCATATGGGCACGCACCCCCTCCACACTCCCCACAGCCCTGGCCGCAGCCCAGCCATCTCCTAGCCCACCTGGCCCCCACCCACTTCCAAATCCACCAGCAGCCCAGAGGAGTCTTTTCCAACCCTACTTATCCTCAGCTTGGAGACCTCTGCGGTGTGCTTATGAAAGTGAGAGTATCTTAGACTCCTGAAAACAGTGCTCATGTGCACCTCAGTTCACCCCCTTCTCCACCCTGGGGTCAGGGAGTAAATGGAGGAAGACACTGCATGAATGTTTTTTGGAATGAACCGATGAATGTCTGAGTgagtatttgaataaattaagGAGTAAAAtgcaagtgaatgaatgagtaagcaGATGAAGTAATGCTCGAGAGTCAGGGGCCCTGAGAGTGGGGTACGGCAGCCTGAATGAATCCTCTCTCCCTGCTAAAGGGCTGGGCAGGGGCCTTCCACTGCCAAGACAGATCTTCTGAGCCCCAATCAAGACAAGCCCCTAGACAGGCTCTCGCTCAGAGTCTCTCGTCCCACCAGTCACAGCATCCTCCTGCTGCCCACCTGGCCCTGTCGAGGGCCCTCAGATGGTGTCCTGACCACCACTCCAACTTCAAGGCTGCTGGCAAGAGCCCAGGAGTTGATGTGCACCAGTGTGGAGCAtagcccagggccctggggccagcATCCGAAGGCACCATCCTGGCTcagggagagaggacagaagagaagCGCAGGCAAGCTGAGAGACAACTGGACCAGGGGCCAGACGGGCTAGAACAGGAGGGGATGAAATGCAGGGGTCCCCTAAGACCAAGTCAAAACCAGCAAATGCCCAAAGGCAGCGAGGGCTGGTGGTCAGGTAGAGGAGGGACCGAGGGCTCTTGCGCCAAGCCAGTGAGGTAGATGACAGCTAGTCTCACTGTGCAGCTCCCTTCCTGAGTACCCCCTCCCTGTGGCTTGGTCTGAGCCCCCCCtaaccaccaccccccacctccacaggAACCCAAAGGGAGATGGGGCAGTAGATAGCTCCGCTGCCTGAATTTATTTAGAGAAGACACAgcgagggctgggctgggccttcCTGTGGTCGCTGAGGAAGCACTCAATGGAAAGCAGTGAGTCAGGGGCACTCCTGTGCAAAAGCCCACAGCAGTGGCGAataaggaaacaggaaaagggTCTCCCCCAGAGACGGCCCCAGCCAGTTCCACCCCAGGCCCATCAGCCTCCACTGCCTCCCTGACCCATGGCCATCAAAGCTCTGCTTGGTTTTCTGGACTGACGGGGAGCTCATTCACTGCAAGTCAATCCACTGCCAGGCTGTGTGAGCTCTCACGATCAAGGTTTTCCTGGAATGGAGCTAATACCCACCTTCGCCAGACCTTTCCCTGTTAGAATTCATCCTCTCTGTTCATGGAAAACTCCTCCTCCCTTTGGACCCTTTGATGGGTTGACGCTTACATCCCCCCAGCCCCTACTCCAGTCTGCTTTCCTCAAAGGAAAGCAGCTATGTTTGTTGAGTACCTACGAGGTGCCAGGCATGAACAGTGTCTCACTTTGCACTTACCACCTCTCAGAGAACAAAGTTCGGTCATAActctcatttgacagatgaaaagacagaggctctgagaagtcaAGTTCCCAACTCAGCATGGCCAGAAGGCAGGCGCAACAGGCTTCGGGGCTCCCACATTTCTAACACACCAGATTAAACCTTCCTGGCTTTCCCCGCTTCTTCCACTGAAGACACAGTTTTGAGTTCATTTAGAACCTCTGACAGGTGGAGATCAGTGTCCACAGAGGGAAAAAGGATCCAGAAACCATACAGCTAATAATGGGACAGGGCTGAGATAAGCGCCCATGCTGTCGGGATGATGCAATGGATGGACAGAGTTAAGACCTTAAGCCTGCttgaactgggttcaaatcctcctTCCTAGCTAAGTGCATTTGGGCATGTCACATCACTTCTATGAGCTTCCAATGCCTCCTCTAAAATGAGGGAAATAGTAGTACCTACTTCATTGGTTATGTAAAGAATAAACAAGATCCTGGGTGTTAAAAGCCGGTACATAATAGTAAATGATCCACATGTCTACTTTTtatttgatggtggtggtggtgatggtggtggtattaGAATCCTCTCCCACTAGGGCTTCTGCCGAGCTGCTCCCATTGTTATTTATGTTGAAAATACCTGTGAGAACCCTGAGACCACTCATCACACTGAAAATGGACTTCCTTTCAACATAGCGGGCCAAGTACACACTGAGGCCTTCCCATTCCTCCCCAAACACTTAGAAATGACaggaaaacactaacttgaatgAGGCACCAAAGAAGTGCCCTATGAAAACGGTGTGCCCCCCATATAAGTACAGGGCCCCTAATATATAAGATCAAAAGCACACATTCTCAAGAGACTCTGACCAAGGAGAAATATCCTGAAGAGATGAGGAATTCATGAAGTTCCCACAAAGCCTCCCACTGGGAGAATTTACATCAGAGGAAATGGAGATCATTGGCACAATCTGAAAGGAGTTTTGCAATGAATAGATTGAGGGACTCAAAAAGATAAAGGATGGAATATTAGCCATGAAACAAGAACAGGaggttataaaacaaaaacaggtagatttttaaaaaagaatcaatcagagctcagatatgaaaaatatagttgctagaaaatgtaagaaataactTGCCTaccagaaagggaaaacaagacCCAGAACTGGGAAAGATTCACATGGGATTTTAGTGGCAGAGACAGACCCAGAACACGGAACCCAGATTTTAGAAGACCAAACTAAGGTCAAACTCAGGAGCTGAGCCTTGGGGCTGTTTGTGGAAACCCTCTTCCCAGGGTGTCCTGTGATTCCTTCCCCCCactttcttggggtttttttccttttttcccctgtattttaaTGTTGCTGTTGAGCTGGACGCCATAGCTCCTACCTCACAAAGAACAGAGTTTCCCTCCCCTGACTGGtcagggtgggagaatgggtaTGGAGAAATGGCCAGCGTTCTCTTCCAAAATTAGAATTGAATTAAACAGAATCTGAATGTTCAAGAAAGGAGTTGACTGAGTGAAACTAAGAGAAATAGCCGATACTTGCCATGAGATGCTGCACAGATGACTTAACATCTttgagcctcagattcctcaactataaaatgggctCAAGGGACCATGTCACATGCAGATGTTTTGGGAATTAAATAGAGAGTTGTACATACAAGACACCTGGCATATCCAGGAGGTATTACATGGAACACCTCTCTGGAGCTCAGCAACACTCTTTTTTGAGCCCATAGAAACCCCAGATGAGGGCAAAGCTACAGTCACTTGGGCCACAAACAgatgagagaaatttaaaactttgaaaggacaaaaaaaaaaggtgagaaaaaaagatgaatcaaaGGAGAGAGGATAGGCTGACTTACAAATCCCCCACCTACGTGGTCAGAGAGCAGCCCACAAGCTTTCCCTTTGCTCCGTGCTATGAGGGGAACTAAAAATGACCACAAACTCTCCAGTGGGTGTAAGCCTTCTTAATACTCACAGGCAAGAGATGACATTTGTGTGGCCAATGCACATCTGGAAAAATTGTTCACCCCCTTCCCTAACAAGAGAAATACTCATTTGTTTTCATCTACGCAATGAGATAACAGTTTTTTTCTGGCTGAAAttggcaaagatttaaaaatgataaaacccAATGCTAGCAAGGATATGGTGAGATGGGCACTTGTGTACCTAGAAGGCAAAGGTATAAACTGCTTCCTGGCAAAGCAATTAAGCAATATGAAACAAAGTTGGACTCATACCCTGTTTAAGGAATGAGAATATCACTGCTCTCCCACCTGGATCACTATTCCAGCCATCTTCTTATTCTGGCCTCAGGAGCCCCGGTATCCCTCCTCAAACACACTATTCCAGCTACTTAGAAcctcttttgtttcctgaagaGGTCTTCTCTCACCTCTATATGCTGTCCCTTCTGTCTTAAACTTTCTTCCACTTCTCTCACCTCTTCCCCAGCCAAATCTTACTCATCCTTCAGGACTGAGCATAGATGTTACCTCCTATAGCAAGCCCACCAAACTGACCCCTCTCAGCTAAGCAAGGAGTCTTTTCTGGGCTTCCAGCATCCTGTGGGTTTCCACCATCACCATGGTGATCACTGTGGGTCTATGACCCCCGTCCACAGATCTCCAGAATAGATACTTGATAAATAACAGGagggaaatatttgaaaaagagggTGTACTGGGTGTGCTCTGTGTGGCCCCAGAAGGTAGAGCCAGGACCACAGATTAGGGAATAGAGATGCAGGTTG contains the following coding sequences:
- the NFILZ gene encoding long intergenic non-protein coding RNA 1862, with the protein product MDVGLSDLPVVSQSRSKTLRARGPVVRRQREFMPEEKKDTVYWEKRRKNNEAAKRSREKRRLNDVALEGRLAALLEENALLRAELWTLRHRFGLLPSVAGARTLPLQALLWEPPWTGDPRPRAESLPSLPGSHGCRLRPCALDMGVPGCRGCLLAHKWTGLTASPRCPQDPAPPTAKRMDMALQAALPAAFFSCHLLDGHGGTRPELRPFWGLWSPMASGYQASGPSDVLLTPTADPMELPPGADYPVPGNDPEGLPQPSLPHKLRIKSQALGRVPPGWGDGRGPL